One part of the Phoenix dactylifera cultivar Barhee BC4 chromosome 4, palm_55x_up_171113_PBpolish2nd_filt_p, whole genome shotgun sequence genome encodes these proteins:
- the LOC103723370 gene encoding 50S ribosomal protein L12, chloroplastic-like, giving the protein MTATLSSALSLFSPCSSTSSASPLRVPPQTLKFPFQPLVSFPSRRAAFVAPISAAAVSPKIEELASQIEKLTLEEARGLVDFLQERLGVSAAAFAPAAVASSGAPADASAAAGGAAAVEEKTEFDVVIEDVPSNARIATIKVIRGLTNLALKEAKDLIEGLPKKFREAVTKEEAEEAKKKIEEVGAKVSIV; this is encoded by the coding sequence ATGACCGCAACGTTGTCCTccgccctctctctcttctccccttGCTCTTCCACCTCCTCCGCGTCCCCCCTCCGCGTCCCTCCCCAAACCCTAAAATTCCCCTTCCAACCCCTCGTCAGCTTCCCCTCCCGCCGCGCCGCCTTCGTCGCACCCATCTCGGCCGCCGCCGTCTCCCCCAAGATCGAGGAGCTCGCCTCCCAGATTGAGAAGCTTACCCTCGAGGAGGCCCGCGGCCTCGTCGACTTCCTTCAGGAGCGCCTCGGCGTCTCCGCCGCCGCCTTCGCCCCCGCCGCCGTCGCCTCCTCCGGCGCCCCTGCCGACGCCTCCGCCGCCGCTGGTGGAGCCGCGGCCGTGGAGGAGAAGACCGAGTTCGACGTGGTGATCGAAGACGTTCCCAGCAACGCCCGGATTGCTACGATTAAAGTGATTCGGGGTCTGACGAATCTGGCGCTCAAGGAGGCCAAGGATTTGATCGAGGGGCTGCCGAAGAAGTTCAGGGAGGCTGTGACGAAGGAGGAGGCCGAGGAGGCGAAGAAGAAAATCGAGGAGGTCGGAGCGAAGGTCTCCATCGTCTGA